In Carya illinoinensis cultivar Pawnee chromosome 7, C.illinoinensisPawnee_v1, whole genome shotgun sequence, the following are encoded in one genomic region:
- the LOC122317385 gene encoding universal stress protein PHOS34-like, producing the protein MASAEKQPMVVGIDDSEHSTYALEWTLDHLFVPCSANPPFKLILVHSKPTPSSAVGFVGPGAAEVLPLVEADLRKIAARVIEKAKELCTSKSVHDVIVEVVEGDARNVLCEAVEKHHASILVVGSHGYGAIKRAVLGSVSDYCSHHAHCTVMIVKKPKSKH; encoded by the exons ATGGCGAGCGCCGAGAAGCAACCAATGGTGGTCGGGATAGACGACAGCGAGCACAGTACGTACGCTCTGGAGTGGACTCTGGATCACTTATTCGTCCCCTGTTCCGCAAACCCTCCTTTCAAGCTCATCCTCGTCCACTCCAAACCCACTCCTTCTTCTGCCGTCGGCTTCGTCGGTCCTG GAGCGGCCGAGGTTTTGCCCCTTGTGGAGGCCGATTTAAGGAAGATCGCTGCCCGGGTCATTGAAAAGGCCAAGGAACTATGCACCAGTAAATCG GTGCACGATGTGATAGTGGAGGTGGTGGAAGGAGATGCTAGAAATGTTCTTTGTGAGGCTGTGGAGAAACACCATGCATCCATTTTGGTTGTTGGCAGTCATGGCTATGGAGCTATTAAAAG GGCTGTTTTAGGCAGTGTCAGTGACTATTGTTCTCATCATGCTCACTGTACTGTGATGATTGTGAAGAAGCCCAAAAGCAAACACTGA